In Thermus neutrinimicus, the DNA window CGAGCCCCCCAGGCGGGGGATCACCCTTTGGGTCTGGGTGTTGCCGGTTCTGGGGCTGGCCCTTTTGGGCCTAGGGCTTTTCGCCTACTTCCGCCCTAAAAAGCCCCTCCCTCCAGAGCTTTTGGAGGAGGCGGAGCGCCGGCTTAAGGAGCCTCCCGCATGATGGCCACCCTTATCTTCCTGGCCCTATTCCTCTTGGGGCTCTTTCTGGCCTTAAGGCCCCTCTTGGGGCCCAAGGAGCCCTTCCCCGAGCCTCCCCGGCGGGAGGAGCTTCTCAAGGAGTTGGAGGTCCTGAAGGAGGAGGTGAAGGGCCTCGAGGGGGAGGAGAAGAAGCTGGCCATGGCCCGGATGGTGGAGTTGGAGCGGGCCCTAGAGGGTTGGCGCCCCCCCGAGCCACGCCCCTTCAACCCCTGGCCCGTGGCCCTGGCCCTGGGGGTGGTGGTCCTGCTGGGGGTGGGGCTTTGGCGCTACACCCTGCCCAGGCTTCCCGGGGAGACCACGGTGACCGCCCGGGCCGAGGCCCGGGAGCTCAAGGCCCTCCAGGACAAGGCCAAGCGCACCGGGGAGGTGGGGGACCTCCTGGCCTGGGGAAGGCGGGCCTATGACCTAGGGGCCTTTGACCAGGCGGCGGAGGCCTACCTGGAGGTGCTCAGGAAGGATCCCACCAACATCGAGGCCGTGCGCCGGGTGGGGATCATCCTCTTCATGGCGGGGCGGCCGGAGGAGGCCCAGATGTTTTTGGAGATCGCCCAGCACGCCGACCCCAAGGCCGCGGAGGGCTGGCTTTTCCTGGGGAACATTTACTTCCAGAAGGGACAGGCGAAGGAGGCCATCGCTGCCTGGGAAAAGTACCTGGAGGTGGGCGGGGAGGCCAGGGAAAGGGTGGAGGGCCTCATCGCCATGGCCCGGGCCCAGGCCCAGGGGGGGACGGATGGGAAAACGGTCTACCAGGCCCGGTGCGCCGCCTGCCACGGGGCCGAGGCCCAAGGGGGAGTGGGGCCCAGGCTTAAGGGGAACCCCATCCTGAAAGCCCCGGAGGCGGTGAGGGAGATCGTGCTCAAGGGCCGGGGCCAGATGCCGGCGGTACCCTTAAGCGAGGGGGAGCTAAAGGCCCTTCTGGACTACCTCTCTAGCCTATGAGGCGGCGGGACCTGGTCTTCTATATACCGGTGGCGGTGGCGGGGGGATTCTTCCTCTGGTTTGGGGTGCGCACCTATAACCTCCGCTTCCGCCCAAGGCCCTTGGTAGGGGAGCCCATCTGGAAGGAGGGGCCCAAGGTGGCGGTGGCCCGGCGGGGGGAGCTTGCGGTGTGGCAGGCGAAGCCCTTTGAGTACCCCTTGCCCCTAGGGCCCCTAAGGGCCTTCCTCCTCCGCCTGCCCGAGCCCGTTTTGGGGGGGCTTTCCCTGGGGGAGGAACACTACCTGGCCCTAAGCCGCATCTGCACCCACCAGGGGTGCACCGTGAACTTTGTGCCCGACCCTGAGGCGGCCTCCATCCTCTACAACTTCCGCTACGAAAGGCCCTTCCTGGGATGCCCCTGCCACTTTGGGGCCTTTGATCCCCTCCTTGGGGGAAAAGCGGTGTATGGGCCTCCCCGCTACCCCTTGCCCCGGCTACGCCTCGAGGCCCAAGGGGACACCCTCTACGCCACCGGGTATGAGGTGCCCCTTAGGCCCATGGAGGGTTCTTAGTCCGCAAGCCGCACCCGCACGAAGCGGTCCTTCCCCCGCTGGAGGATGCGGGGGCGGGAGAGGTCCACCTCGAGGGCCGCATCCTCTACCAGCTCCCCATCCAGCCTTAGGCCCCGGTTTTGGATGAGCCTTCTGGCCTCGGCGTTGGAGGGGGTGAGGCCCGCCAGGGTGAAAAGCCTCGCCACCCAGATGCGCCCCTCCTTGAGCTCCGAAGGGGGGATGACCACCTCGGGGATATCCTCGGGGATGGCCCCCTTGGCCACCTGGTCGTAGCGGGCTTCCGCCTGGCGCACGGCTTCCGGCCCCGCCTCCTTGTCCCTGCCCAGGGCCTCAAGGCTGTAGCCAAGGCTTTCGTAAAAGGCCCGGTCGATGCGGGCAGGGATGGCGGGGAGGGCGTAGGCGGCGGTGAGGAGGCGGGCCAGGACCCGGTGGGCGGGGACGGGACCCGCCTTCAGGAGGGTTTGGATCTCGGCCTCCTCGAGGTCCGTGAGGAGGCGGAAGTAGCCCTCCAGAAGGGCGTCAGGCACCCACATGAGCTTCTTGAACATCACCTCAGGGGGCTCCGCCACCCCGATGTAGTTGTCCAGGCTCTTGCTCATCTTCTCCCGCCCGTCCAGGCCCAGCAAAAGGGGCATGAGGAAGGCCACCTGGGGAGGTTGGCCGTAGGCCCGTTGCACCTCCCGGCCCACCAGGAGGTTAAACCTCTGGTCCGTGCCCCCCATCTCAATGTCCGCGCGGATGGCCACGGAATCGTAGGCCTGGGCGAAGGGGTAGAGGAACTCGTGCAAGGAGATGGGGATGCCCTCCTCGTAGCGCCTCTTGAAATCTTCCCTCTCCAGCATCTGGGCCACGGTCATGAGGGAGGTGAGGCGCACCACCTCCTTGAAGGTGAGGCCTTCCAGCCACTCGGAG includes these proteins:
- the tyrS gene encoding tyrosine--tRNA ligase, with product MAGADTKPSPEEALALLKRGAEEIIPEEELLLKLKEGRPLVVKLGADPTRPDLHLGHAVVLRKMRQFQELGHKVVLIIGDFTGMIGDPSGRSKTRPPLTLEETRENARTYVEQAGKILRQEPHLFELRYNSEWLEGLTFKEVVRLTSLMTVAQMLEREDFKRRYEEGIPISLHEFLYPFAQAYDSVAIRADIEMGGTDQRFNLLVGREVQRAYGQPPQVAFLMPLLLGLDGREKMSKSLDNYIGVAEPPEVMFKKLMWVPDALLEGYFRLLTDLEEAEIQTLLKAGPVPAHRVLARLLTAAYALPAIPARIDRAFYESLGYSLEALGRDKEAGPEAVRQAEARYDQVAKGAIPEDIPEVVIPPSELKEGRIWVARLFTLAGLTPSNAEARRLIQNRGLRLDGELVEDAALEVDLSRPRILQRGKDRFVRVRLAD
- a CDS encoding Rieske 2Fe-2S domain-containing protein — its product is MRRRDLVFYIPVAVAGGFFLWFGVRTYNLRFRPRPLVGEPIWKEGPKVAVARRGELAVWQAKPFEYPLPLGPLRAFLLRLPEPVLGGLSLGEEHYLALSRICTHQGCTVNFVPDPEAASILYNFRYERPFLGCPCHFGAFDPLLGGKAVYGPPRYPLPRLRLEAQGDTLYATGYEVPLRPMEGS
- a CDS encoding c-type cytochrome, yielding MMATLIFLALFLLGLFLALRPLLGPKEPFPEPPRREELLKELEVLKEEVKGLEGEEKKLAMARMVELERALEGWRPPEPRPFNPWPVALALGVVVLLGVGLWRYTLPRLPGETTVTARAEARELKALQDKAKRTGEVGDLLAWGRRAYDLGAFDQAAEAYLEVLRKDPTNIEAVRRVGIILFMAGRPEEAQMFLEIAQHADPKAAEGWLFLGNIYFQKGQAKEAIAAWEKYLEVGGEARERVEGLIAMARAQAQGGTDGKTVYQARCAACHGAEAQGGVGPRLKGNPILKAPEAVREIVLKGRGQMPAVPLSEGELKALLDYLSSL